A genomic region of Cannabis sativa cultivar Pink pepper isolate KNU-18-1 chromosome 1, ASM2916894v1, whole genome shotgun sequence contains the following coding sequences:
- the LOC133029149 gene encoding uncharacterized protein LOC133029149 has translation MQALGTPEHPGRVRASGFLTRASKLFGRKKREVSDVVARQAKEIEKLKAEVQSLKQKRNAAEQEEEGEVAGEAYVPQPYAPEDEVQPQTYVEEFISLNDQGLLYNFDDHAALNQQVHLCSDNIDNIVARAYLYEHVGIIKVHCQDYDDSHARIMVSEILQEDAEIPVPIEECRYVRDVSQMFLPWPKHLILTTEVTSLIN, from the exons atgcaggcgctcgggacaccagagcatcctggacgtgtcagggcttctgg gttcctgaccagggcatctaaactgttcggcaggaagaaaagggaagtgtctgatgttgtggctcggcaagcgaaggagattgaaaaattaaaagccgaagtacaatcccttaagcagaagagaaacgctgccgaacaagaggaagaaggagaggtggctggtgaggcgtatgttccacaaccatacgctcctgaggatgaggtacaaccacaaacttatgttgaggagtttatttccctcaacgaccaaggtctcctgtacaatttcgatgaccatgcggcccttaatcagcaagtacatctctgctctgacaacattgacaacattgtggcccgagcgtatttgtacgagcatgttggtataatcaaagttcactgccaggactacgatgattcacatgcccggATTATGGTGtcggaaatcctgcaagaggacgctgaaatcccagtcccaattgaagagtgcagatatgttagggacgtatcacagatgttccttccttggcctaaacacttaattctaacaaccgaggtaacttctcttataaattaa